Proteins co-encoded in one Daphnia carinata strain CSIRO-1 chromosome 3, CSIRO_AGI_Dcar_HiC_V3, whole genome shotgun sequence genomic window:
- the LOC130693445 gene encoding 1,5-anhydro-D-fructose reductase-like, producing MSTNQKHITFWNGEKMPIVGLGTWQSSREEIETAINAALEAGYRHMDAAYNYLNEDAIGEVLQRWIEAGKVKREELFIVTKLPMIGNRPEDVEKFLKKSLAALRLDYIDLYLIHAPVGLIGKHDTDVFPHDAQGFAMIDMKTNLVELWKSMENQVDAGLVKSIGISNFNEEQISRIINNARIKPANVQVELHVQFQQKSLREFCKKHELTICAYAPLGSPGRNDFYSKLGLKPPVAIPDLFTHPVVVKIAEKHKKSSTQVLLRYLIELGVAVIPKSVNPERIHANFQVFDFSLSVVDMAQLGQLDQGDAGCTFDFSTFFKGMDKHPENPYPNRVKGIVP from the exons ATGTCGACTAACCAAAAACACATCACCTTTTGGAATGGAGAAAAAATGCCAATTGTTGGACTTGGGACTTGGCAG tCCTCCAGAGAAGAAATCGAGACAGCAATAAATGCAGCGTTGGAGGCTGGCTATCGTCACATGGATGCCGCATACAACTACTTGAATGAAGACGCTATTGGCGAAGTACTTCAGCGTTGGATTGAGGCAGGAAAAGTTAAGCGTGAAGAGCTCTTCATTGTGACAAAG CTACCGATGATTGGTAATCGCCCGGAGGATGTAGAAAAGTTCCTAAAGAAGTCTTTAGCCGCACTCCGTCTGGACTATATCGACCTCTATCTGATCCATGCCCCAGTCGGTCTAATAGGAAAACACGATACAGACGTTTTCCCTCATGATGCCCAAGGATTCGCTATGATAGACATGAAGACAAACTTAGTGGAGCTGTGGAAG TCGATGGAAAACCAAGTAGATGCTGGTTTGGTGAAATCAATTGGAATCTCAAACTTCAACGAGGAACAGATTAGCCGAATCATCAATAATGCTCGTATAAAACCAGCAAATGTGCAAGTTGAACTTCATGTTCAATTCCAGCAAAAATCGCTCAgagaattttgcaaaaaacatgaACTGACCATTTGTGCCTACGCACCACTGGGTTCACCTGGTCGAAATGATTTTTACTCCAAGCTAGGTCTGAA ACCACCTGTTGCCATCCCTGATCTGTTCACTCATCCAGTGGTAGTTAAAATTGctgaaaaacacaagaaatcGAGTACACAAGTTCTTCTCAGATATCTCATTGAACTAGGGGTTGCCGTTATCCCTAAGAGCGTCAATCCAGAGCGTATTCATGCCAATTTCCAA GTATTCGACTTTTCCCTTTCGGTGGTTGATATGGCACAGCTTGGCCAACTAGATCAAGGAGATGCTGGCtgtacatttgatttttcaactTTCTTTAAAGG AATGGACAAACACCCAGAGAATCCATACCCCAACCGCGTTAAAGGCATAGTTCCATAA
- the LOC130693416 gene encoding vitellogenin-2-like has translation MARLSLLGLALLLVIGQCRAEGLFEDGQEYQYSYLTFTTSGVREPTPSGSSFGIRGNLLIQKQAGEAIVKLSDVTLGMHNGPDSLLSTVKFLKKPELVMLEKPFKISFLNGKITGFDADASDAEWSINIKKGLATKLQMDVAAGEIGKGDSAFLRTVEDTVVGTCNTTYSFGGSEKGRLMLIKQRTQSECTNVPRMSHNSFGATNCAGKLQDELVATTQLYYQLSRGATPNTAKAHIISSFGYQVLQWYPPAGSPFYNLANTTLVLKSSGPIAKPISASGLTKHYGSLRYTLKRPIPTPEDLDLAREEDFLHPEEPQSQQVLRAKAVPVLTKLKEVIGSAALDEETLMDPTAMAAIQLFQAMSLESLQAVWKNVANDEELKNLFNEILPATGTNPAALMVKELILSGKLSDMEARRMVAFLPYYLRMPSEKLLTSWEDLLKESPSIKTKELRGAIALAFGHLIGVTCSSNKLRPCKTDTINKYTRMAYEAFKSAKTHPEMIVTLSTLRNTNLIPAIERLIPHVKSGSVPHAVRPHVIFALQPIAAVNRNKFLSAVLPLILNATETTEIRIAAISTLFRVQPTFLELQQLIAGAIWERNQEVLNFMMTTFRNYADSKNPCVKPIAQQLQLLLRRVAHIKTNFFRSSNRVFDFQDQKYGFGGGLQLVTVYGEESRAPLIISGRANYRISEYGYVPLEIMIRLEGVEDAYVRLFRRLDPKDFKLDTLKDLLQKTMKIVPRQQAPMKMEVLLRSQGYTLMYRHMGMEEIAGLMEGKGLVEMISRGLKLTRNMVMLGGQHVSWRANDLGLPVGVGLSTPGFARHQLAYGNVNQPNKLGRSIQADLDVTMQVATYLVAYNPLGVSQGIVKIRGSRIHLPANLLIGFSPADSQVEIKINTSTEEKPLSYLFGSKTFAFMWGKDDSKALSYLKDTCSECESKALVTRGEQFRKGQVIRENINELLGMESHIEVYNCETYTGKASIAKVMFESFKPSEINSHGSVAGFAVMGLMQMRNYFYHYPPTGTCSMKAVLHRTQVKPAEAIEIKLKMDSAVPAGKKAAPGRSFSNVKGAITLLGTPERKWNVEVNVEREPFNVKSQVAVKIARLANRELNVPNRALCVNVKTAWAALPDDVFETPSSIEPSVQREVSFVWGEAPADQCPKANAKDISTILIKVQGNITEAQREAATSRNTYPYDRCDLDRNDAGRSGIVGPMTQACYEAVLHYATPRSYVLDINYANMSPRGQMALLRIDTMLKATLLPYWSMHAPHGPTATAKKVAGAGHIELKMDVNEDDVDLHVHTDLMHSHYENVDVLKNLGMALRNARLPMSQMFAIKAGWVGVCDVAPKAVVTFDNVTMDYDLPACYTLISADCSPTPRYAVFAKKTTGSSLPLAVKIYAGGHTLELTPVSSGVEVRANEKVVKVDTNKPYILSDKDNVIQYIVVGKIGARYFVQVPVLKLTFRYTGDDITSMIPATHRSQHCGLCGDYNGQFSRELVSPSGCNVKDATDLARSYVLRDNKCKENIPTPPCVAEPINVGERYQSSRL, from the exons ATGGCACGACTGAGCCTGTTGGGACTCGCACTTCTTCTCGTCATTGGTCAATGCCGTGCGGAAG GTTTGTTCGAAGACGGACAAGAATACCAATACAGTTACCTTACCTTCACCACGTCTGGCGTTCGTGAACCGACTCCTTCTGGCTCCTCCTTTGGCATCCGTGGCAACTTGCTTATCCAGAAACAAGCCGGAGAAGCTATCGTCAAG CTTTCGGATGTTACTTTGGGTATGCACAATGGACCCGACTCACTTCTCTCGACTGTCAAGTTCTTGAAGAAGCCCGAGTTGGTTATGTTGGAGAAACCCTTCAAAATTTCGTTCTTGAACGGAAAG ATCACTGGATTCGACGCTGACGCTTCGGATGCCGAATGGTCCATCAACATCAAGAAGGGTTTGGCCACCAAGCTTCAGATGGACGTTGCTGCTGGAGAGATTGGCAAGGGAGACAGCGCGTTCTTGCGTACTGTTGAG GACACCGTTGTGGGCACCTGTAACACCACCTACTCTTTCGGAGGCTCCGAAAAGGGTCGTCTGATGTTGATTAAGCAGCGTACTCAAAGCGAATGCACCAATGTCCCTCGCATGAGTCACAACAGCTTTGGTGCCACCAACTGTGCCGGAAAGTTGCAAGACGAGCTCGTTGCCACCACTCAGCTTTACTACCAGCTCAGCCGCGGAGCTACCCCCAACACTGCCAAGGCTCACATCATCTCTTCCTTCGGCTACCAGGTTCTCCAGTGGTATCCTCCTGCAGGATCTCCTTTCTACAACTTGGCCAA CACCACTTTGGTGCTGAAATCTTCCGGACCCATTGCTAAGCCAATCTCCGCTTCTGGTTTGACCAAGCACTATGGCAGTCTCCGTTACACACTAAAGCGCCCGATTCCGACTCCCGAAGATTTGGACTTGGCTCGTGAGGAAGACTTCTTGCATCCCGAGGAGCCTCAATCTCAGCAAGTTCTGCGCGCTAAG GCTGTTCCCGTCTTGACTAAGTTGAAGGAAGTCATTGGATCAGCTGCTCTTGACGAAGAAACTCTCATGGATCCCACAGCCATGGCCGCCATTCAGCTTTTCCAAGCCATGAGTTTGGAAAGTCTGCAAGCTGTTTGGAAAAATGTAGCAAATGACGAGGAGCTCAA AAACCTGTTCAATGAGATCCTTCCAGCTACTGGTACAAACCCTGCTGCCTTGATGGTCAAGGAATTGATTCTAAGTGGCAAACTCTCTGATATGGAAGCCCGCCGTATGGTTGCTTTCCTACCCTATTACCTGCGCATGCCCTCTGAGAAATTGTTGACTTCCTGGGAGGATCTGCTGAAGGAGAGCCCCAGCATCAAGACCAA GGAACTGAGGGGAGCCATCGCTTTGGCTTTCGGTCACCTGATCGGCGTCACTTGCTCCTCCAACAAATTGCGCCCTTGCAAGACCGACACCATCAACAAGTACACTCGTATGGCCTATGAAGCCTTCAAGTCCGCCAAGACCCACCCCGAGATGATCGTTACCCTGAGCACGCTGCGCAACACCAATTTGATTCCCGCCATTGAGCGTCTTATCCCGCACGTCAAGAGCGGCTCCGTTCCTCACGCCGTCCGCCCACACGTCATTTTCGCTCTACAGCCAATTGCTGCCGTCAACCGCAACAAATTCTTGTCTGCTGTCCTCCCTCTGATCCTTAATGCCACCGAAACCACCGAAATCCGTATTGCCGCCATCTCCACTCTATTCCGTGTCCAACCCACTTTCTTGGAGCTGCAGCAGTTGATCGCAGGTGCCATTTGGGAACGCAATCAAGAAGTGCTCAACTTCATGATGACCACCTTCCGC AACTACGCCGACTCCAAGAACCCCTGCGTCAAGCCCATCGCCCAGCAGCTCCAGTTGTTGTTGCGCCGCGTCGCTCACATCAAGACCAACTTCTTCCGTTCCAGCAACCGCGTTTTCGACTTCCAGGACCAGAAATATGGTTTCGGTGGTGGACTCCAGCTCGTCACTGTTTACGGTGAAGAATCCCGCGCTCCTCTCATCATCTCCGGACGTGCCAACTACCGCATCTCTGAATACGGCTATGTTCCTCTTGAAATTATGATACGATTGGAAG GTGTTGAGGATGCCTACGTGCGTCTCTTCCGCAGACTGGACCCCAAGGACTTCAAGCTCGATACCCTGAAGGATCTTTTGCAGAAGACCATGAAGATCGTCCCCCGCCAGCAGGCTCCCATGAAGATGGAAGTCTTGTTGCGTTCTCAAGGATACACTTTGATGTACCGTCACATGGGAATGGAAGAAATCGCTGGTCTGATGGAAGGCAAGGGATTGGTCGAAATGATTTCTCGTGGCTTGAAACTGACTCGCAATATGGTTATGTTGGGCGGCCAGCACGTCAGCTGGAGGGCTAACGATCTCGGTCTCCCCGTCGGTGTCGGTCTCAGCACTCCTGGCTTCGCTCGCCACCAATTGGCTTACGGCAACGTCAACCAGCCCAACAAGCTCGGCCGCTCCATCCAGGCTGATTTGGACGTCACCATGCAGGTTGCCACCTACTTGGTCGCCTACAACCCCCTCGGCGTTTCTCAGGGAATCGTCAAGATCCGCGGATCCCGCATCCACCTGCCCGCCAACCTTTTGATTGGTTTCTCCCCCGCTGACAGCCAGGTCGAAATCAAGATCAACACCTCCACCGAAGAGAAGCCCTTGTCGTACTTGTTCGGCAGCAAAACTTTTGCTTTCATGTGGGGCAAAGATGACTCCAAAGCTCTTTCTTACCTTAAGGATACCTGCTCAGAATGCGAATCTAAAGCTTTGGTAACTCGTGGCGAACAATTCCGCAAAG GTCAAGTTATTCGCGAAAACATCAACGAACTTTTGGGTATGGAATCTCACATCGAAGTTTACAACTGCGAGACCTACACCGGCAAGGCCTCCATCGCCAAGGTGATGTTCGAGTCTTTCAAGCCTTCCGAGATCAACTCGCACGGCAGCGTTGCCGGTTTCGCCGTTATGGGCTTGATGCAGATGCGCAACTACTTCTACCACTATCCTCCCACTGGCACCTGCTCCATGAAGGCCGTCCTCCACAGGACTCAAGTTAAACCGGCTGAAGCTATCGAGATTAAGCTCAAGATGGATTCCGCTGTACCAGCTGGCAAAAAGGCCGCTCCTGGCAGAAGTTTCAGCAATGTTAAGGGAGCCATCACTTTGTTGGGCACCCCTGAGCGCAAATGGAATGTCGAAGTCAATGTCGAGAGGGAGCCTTTCAATGTCAAATCCCAGGTCGCCGTGAAGATTGCCCGTCTGGCGAACCGCGAACTAAACGTTCCCAACCGTGCTCTCTGCGTCAACGTCAAAACCGCTTGGGCCGCTTTGCCCGACGACGTTTTTGAAACTCCATCATCCATCGAGCCTTCCGTTCAGCGTGAAGTCTCCTTCGTCTGGGGTGAGGCTCCCGCTGACCAGTGCCCTAAAGCTAATGCCAAGGACATCTCCACGATTTTGATCAAGGTTCAGGGTAACATTACCGAAGCTCAACGAGAAGCCGCCACCAGCCGCAACACCTATCCCTACGATCGCTGCGATTTGGACCGGAACGATGCCGGCCGTTCTGGAATCGTTGGTCCGATGACCCAG gCTTGTTACGAGGCTGTTCTGCACTACGCTACTCCTCGCAGCTACGTTTTGGACATCAATTACGCCAACATGTCTCCCCGTGGTCAGATGGCTCTTCTGCGTATCGACACCATGCTAAAGGCCACCTTGTTGCCCTACTGGAGCATGCATGCCCCTCATGGTCCTACTGCCACAGCAAAGAAAGTCGCCGGTGCCGGCCACattgaattgaaaatggaTGTTAACGAAGATGACGTTGACTTGCATGTCCACACTGACCTGATGCACAGTCATTATGAGAATGTTGATGTCCTCAAGAATTTGGGAATGGCTTTGCGTAACGCCCGTCTGCCTATGTCTCAAATGTTCGCCATCAAGGCCGGTTGGGTCGGCGTTTGCGACGTTGCCCCCAAGGCTGTTGTCACCTTCGATAACGTCACCATGGACTACGATCTTCCCGCTTGCTACACTCTCATCTCGGCTGACTGCTCTCCTACTCCCCGCTACGCCGTTTTCGCCAAGAAAACTACTGGTTCATCTCTTCCGCTGGCTGTCAAGATCTACGCTGGTGGTCACACACTCGAACTGACTCCCGTCTCCAGTGGCGTGGAAGTTAGGGCTAACGAAAAGGTGGTCAAGGTCGACACTAACAAGCCGTACATCTTGAGCGACAAGGACAACGTTATTCAGTATATCGTCGTTGGCAAGATTGGCGCCCGTTACTTTGTCCAGGTTCCAGTTCTGAAGCTGACCTTCCGTTATACTGGTGATGACATCACCAGCATGATCCCCGCTACCCATCGCTCTCAACATTGCGGACTGTGCGGCGATTACAACGGCCAATTTTCTCGCGAATTAGTCAGCCCATCCGGTTGCAATGTGAAGGATGCCACCGATTTGGCCAGGTCTTACGTCTTGAGAGACAACAAATGCAAGGAGAACATCCCAACCCCTCCTTGTGTCGCTGAGCCCATCAACGTGGGTGAACGATACCAGAGCAGCCGCTTATAG